The following coding sequences lie in one Oryza brachyantha chromosome 10, ObraRS2, whole genome shotgun sequence genomic window:
- the LOC102712203 gene encoding branched-chain amino acid aminotransferase 2, chloroplastic-like yields MKYGALLAAAPLTARPTRLPHSPPPPPSIQIQNRLCSIPSLPLKARGMIRCEASLASDYTKPSEVADLDWENLGFGIVQTDSMYIAKCGHDGNFSEGEMVPFGPIALNPSSGVLNYGQGLFEGLKAYRTTDDSILLFRPEENALRMRTGAERMCMPAPSVEHFMDAVKQTVLANKRWVPPTGKGSLYIRPLLMGSGAVLGLAPAPEYTFIIFVSPVGNYFKEGLAPINLIVEDKFHRATPGGTGNVKTIGNYASVLMAQKIAKEKGYSDVLYLDAVHKKYLEEVSSCNIFIVKGDVISTPAVKGTILPGITRKSIIDVALSKGFKVEERLVSVDELLEADEVFCTGTAVVVSPVGSITYQGKRVEYAGNKGVGVVSQQLYTSLTSLQMGQAEDWLGWTVQLS; encoded by the exons ATGAAGTACGGCGCGCTCCTCGCGGCCGCACCCCTCACCGCCCGGCCGACCCGTCTGCcccactcgccgccgccgccgccctctaTCCAG ATTCAGAATCGACTTTGTTCGATTCCGTCACTTCCACTAAAGGCTCGAGGCATGATAAGATGCGAGGCTTCTCTAGCAAGTGACTACAC GAAGCCGTCTGAGGTGGCTGATTTGGACTGGGAGAACCTTGGTTTCGGAATCGTGCAGACCGACTCCATGTATATTGCAAAATGTGGACATGATGGGAATTTTTCTGAGGGCGAAATGGtaccgtttggacctatagcGCTGAACCCATCCTCCGGAGTCCTAAATTACGGACAG GGACTATTTGAAGGTCTAAAAGCATATAGAACAACAGATGACTCTATCCTATTATTTCGCCCAGAGGAAAATGCACTGAGAATGAGAACAGGTGCAGAGAGAATGTGCATGCCTGCCCCTAGTGTTGAGCATTTTATGGATGCAGTGAAACAGACTGTTTTAGCAAACAAGAGATGG gTGCCTCCTACTGGTAAAGGTTCGTTGTATATTAGACCGCTACTTATGGGAAGTGGTGCTGTTCTTGGTCTTGCACCTGCTCCTGAGTATACATTCATTATATTTGTCTCACCTGTTGGGAACTACTTTAAG GAAGGTTTAGCTCCAATAAATTTGATAGTTGAAGATAAGTTCCATCGTGCAACCCCTGGTGGAACTGGAAATGTGAAGACCATAGGAAATTATGCCTCG GTCTTGATGGCACAGAAGATCGCAAAGGAAAAGGGCTATTCTGATGTTCTCTACTTGGATGCTGTTcacaaaaagtatcttgaagAAGTTTCttcatgtaatatttttattgtcaag GGCGATGTCATTTCAACTCCAGCAGTAAAAGGAACAATATTGCCAGGCATCACAAGGAAAAGTATCATTGATGTTGCTCTGAGCAAGGGTTTCAAG GTCGAGGAGCGCCTAGTGTCAGTGGATGAGCTGCTTGAAGCTGATGAGGTTTTCTGCACAGGAACTGCTGTTGTAGTGTCTCCTGTGGGTAGTATTACTTATCAAGGGAAAAG GGTGGAATATGCTGGGAACAAAGGAGTTGGTGTCGTGTCCCAGCAGCTATATACTTCGTTGACAAGCCTCCAGATGGGCCAGGCGGAAGATTGGCTGGGCTGGACTGTGCAACTGAGTTAG
- the LOC107305152 gene encoding uncharacterized protein LOC107305152, producing the protein MELKLVVPSSRKLCSDPDTSTLKKTDDRYSARPRKFELPKEVLMLRLKHDVKILEIALRVYANSLIRWCDADLEFVELKERSVFFECGGPWNEFIHFNFLVKCSDGTTNLFFVEAHPNCKREGGIFLCCPLEENDTGSIIYNLSLFCENMAG; encoded by the exons ATGGAATTGAAGTTGGTTGTACCATCTTCTCGCAAGCTTTGCAGTGATCCAGATACTTCTACCCTTAAAAAAACTGACGATAG ATATAGTGCCAGGCCACGCAAGTTTGAGTTGCCTAAAGAGGTTCTAATGCTCAGACTGAAGCATGATGTCAAGATCTTGGAAATTGCACTGCGCGTGTACGCTAACTCTTTGATTAGGTGGTGt GATGCTGACCTAGAATTTGTGGAATTGAAAGAAAGGAGTGTTTTTTTCGAATGTGGTGGACCTTGGAACGAATTCATACACTTCAACTTTTTGGTGAAATGTTCAGATGGCACTACTAATTTGTTCTTTGTTGAGGCACATCCCAACTGCAAACGGGAGGGCGGCATTTTTCTGTGCTGCCCTTTGGAAGAGAATGACACTGGTagcataatatataatttatcgCTTTTTTGTGAAAACATGGCAGGATAA
- the LOC102702041 gene encoding uncharacterized protein LOC102702041 — protein sequence MGRRSHKRSTEQEESNVGCVWGLMRMLYFRRDAKFLLDSKQVSRRHTFREITDGSHSIRKSSDFEETDEDDSKEECTSQKRTVKKLMEDELGKVNILKKIPDNEIQRELPDLRYDVSLDGCSDHINKPVAALNQHTEIFASYLSGSVYSQGSKSLNHSEEYDLESVLANFLGEIYSCHGECPHADCKNKSELCPSLKSLIHNKLNDLNNPHPNHGTEQSQEIKGEGILGENSLSNNRAAQFKEFKDALEILSSNNELFLKLLQKPNSHILDNVQKHQNSRLTTKLEPDKSLGRSSIIEEKRSSNHELATKALVKETKHVFFWRKDKSDRKQKPEKTSRPQPVSKIVILKPNQGRWIDETETTSPRYLHQHPCTSQAPEFSGRESSKFSIKEVRRRFKIVIGESKREKNAISAHSLPGDPHSLKDFTIAVKDPRHLTEGSLPDKAASNFKNGTNPSTSSKQKQQNASQSEITDHIVASTGASIFYEEAKRHLADMLKVNSQSANYPTTQVSKSLEGMLSLPHYNMSSPRSDHRGKWHSTLLPEEAEVCLATTVDVEEPAQERSQSHDSESNAHCTSAEVDQVAVLEEYCIKEDTLEGTIYTPDEVGTMPVEGVDKLDFSKTVCNMSIPAEQYTDSPLPEILEGKEPVQMFMSSPESMTEKLEQQDPKTPEPRSPKLPDGCPEQINETKEKPSPVSVLDSFDEDDSSPECKTVKEYKLHEDFHGTLYFPDNESGAKVFWEDKNARLDYIMLVLDLSELCAEQNLEVWYLEDELISPCMFEELQNQGNRIDDMKLLFDCICEALTEIQERYFRLSSWLCFSKHDVRTPPVGDNLISEVDKYVDCYLKCRLPNTLEQIIKRDLEVQAWMDIRSKTEEIAVEIWEFVLDKLIDEAVFDLWI from the exons ATGGGAAGACGAAGCCACAAGCGGTCCACTGAACAAGAGGAAAGCAATGTAGGATGTGTGTGGGGCCTCATGCGCATGCTTTATTTCCGCCGTGACGCCAAATTCTTATTAGATTCAAAGCAAGTGAGCAGGAGGCATACATTCCGGGAGATCACAG ATGGAAGCCACTCAATTAGGAAATCCAGTGATTTTGAGGAAACAGATGAAGATGAT aGCAAAGAAGAATGCACTTCTCAGAAACGAACTGTCAAAAAACTTATGGAAGACGAATTGGGgaaagtaaatattttgaagaaaattccAGACAATGAAATTCAAAGAGAATTACCTGACTTGAGATATGATGTCTCCCTTGATGGATGCTCAGACCATATAAATAAACCAGTGGCAGCCTTAAATCAGCACACAGAGATCTTCGCGTCTTATTTATCTGGATCAGTGTATTCTCAGGGTTCCAAGAGCTTGAATCATTCTGAGGAATATGATCTTGAATCTGTCTTAGCAAATTTCTTAGGTGAGATTTATAGTTGCCATGGTGAATGTCCGCATGCTGATTGCAAGAATAAGAGTGAATTATGTCCTTCACTGAAGTCCTTAATCCATAACAAGCTCAATGATTTAAATAACCCCCATCCCAATCATGGTACTGAGCAATCTCAAGAGATCAAGGGAGAAGGGATACTAGGTGAGAATAGCCTTTCTAACAACAGGGCAGCTCAATTCAAAGAATTCAAGGATGCGTTGGAAATACTGAGCTCGAACAATGAACTTTTCCTGAAGCTGCTTCAGAAGCCAAATTCACATATATTAGACAACGTCCAAAAGCACCAAAATAGCAGGTTAACAACCAAGTTAGAGCCTGACAAAAGTCTTGGGCGGTCTAGCATTATTGAAGAGAAAAGAAGCTCAAATCATGAGCTGGCTACAAAAGCACTGGTTAAAGAGACCAAACATGTGTTCTTCTGGAGGAAGGATAAGTCAGACAGAAAGCAAAAGCCAGAAAAAACCAGTAGGCCCCAGCCTGTTAGCAAAATAGTTATTCTAAAGCCAAATCAAGGACGATGGATTGATGAGACAGAGACAACGAGTCCAAGATATTTACATCAGCATCCATGTACATCGCAAGCTCCAGAATTCAGTGGAAGGGAAagctcaaaattttcaatcaagGAAGTAAGGAGGAGATTCAAAATTGTGATTGGTGAGagcaaaagagagaaaaatgcaATATCTGCACATAGCCTTCCAGGAGATCCACACAGTCTCAAAGATTTCACCATTGCAGTTAAGGATCCTAGACATCTCACTGAAGGGAGCTTGCCAGACAAAGCTGCATCAAATTTTAAGAATGGAACCAACCCTTCAACCAGCAGTAAGCAAAAGCAACAAAATGCCAGCCAGAGTGAAATCACTGATCATATAGTAGCATCAACAGGAGCATCCATCTTCTATGAGGAAGCCAAGAGGCATTTAGCAGATATGCTGAAGGTTAATAGTCAATCTGCCAACTATCCAACAACCCAAGTATCAAAATCCTTGGAAGGAATGCTTTCTCTACCTCATTACAACATGTCATCTCCTAGGAGTGACCATAGGGGAAAATGGCACTCTACCCTCTTACCTGAGGAGGCAGAAGTTTGTCTTGCAACCACAGTTGATGTAGAAGAACCAGCCCAAGAGAGAAGCCAATCACATGACTCAGAGAGTAATGCACATTGTACTAGTGCAGAAGTTGATCAGGTGGCAGTTCTAGAAGAATATTGCATAAAAGAAGACACTCTAGAAG GTACCATATATACTCCTGATGAGGTAGGCACCATGCCTGTCGAAGGAGTTGACAAATTGGATTTCTCCAAAACAGTTTGCAACATGTCCATCCCAGCAGAACAATACACAGACAGCCCCTTGCCA gaaATATTAGAAGGAAAAGAACCTGTTCAAATGTTTATGAGCTCTCCTGAGAGCATGACTGAAAAATTGGAGCAACAAGATCCAAAGACACCTGAACCAAGATCACCCAAATTACCAGATGGTTGTCCTGAGCAAATcaatgaaacaaaagaaaagccaAGTCCTGTATCGGTTCTTGATTCATTTGATGAAGATGACAGCTCTCCTGAATGCAAAACAGTGAAAGAAT ATAAGCTGCACGAAGATTTCCATGGGACCCTGTACTTCCCAGATAATGAATCAGGTGCAAAGGTCTTTTGGGAGGACAAGAATGCCAGGTTAGATTATATAATGCTGGTGCTAGATCTCTCAGAATTGTGTGCAGAACAAAATCTAGAGGTATGGTACCTAGAGGATGAATTAATCAGCCCTTGCATGTTCGAAGAACTACAGAATCAAGGGAACAGAATAGATGATATGAAGCTTCTGTTTGATTGCATCTGTGAAGCACTAACAGAGATCCAAGAGAGATATTTTAGACTCTCTTCTTGGTTATGTTTTTCTAAACATGACGTACGGACGCCTCCGGTAGGAGACAACCTCATCTCAGAAGTTGACAAATACGTTGACTGCTATCTCAAGTGTAGGCTCCCAAATACATTGGAACAGATAATCAAAAGGGATTTGGAAGTTCAGGCCTGGATGGACATTAGATCAAAAACAGAAGAAATTGCTGTGGAGATATGGGAGTTTGtattagataaattaataGATGAGGCGGTTTTTGATTTGTGGATTTGA